The nucleotide window CTCCTTGACCGAATCCATATCCAAACAGGCGCTTAATACCAGACTCAATAAAAATCCATAATTTTGGAATGGGCTAAATGGGGGTATGAATTTATTTGCTTAGGTGTAATCCGATATAAGTCAGTAATCCCACTGCATAGGTGAGGATGACCTGTATAGACGCCTACACCCACAAGCACTCCCTTACGGTCTTCTTATACAGCCACACCAAGGTTCAAGTTTTCCTTTCCATGGAGTTCAGCGCATCTTCGCCGCTTCCCCATGCCTGCTGCGCGCAATGCGTTCCATCACCCCCTCTTCGAATGCTAAAAGCAGAGACGTGacatactttttttgttgttgaaagACAGGCATGCAGTGCGCTGGAGATGAAGCACTGCGCTGCCCTTTCGCTCGAACCGACACGCACGCCTCAGGAGCGGAGGAGCGCGGGAGCGCGCGCGCGTTCTGTCATCCGCGTGTTTGCGCGCGCACAGAGCTCGTGCCTTTTTCACTCCCATTTACTCCCCAAGACTCTCAATTAACATATAACCTGTATACCTTAGAATTTCAGATATGAATACATATCACTAAGTCACAATCATTATCGCATTtctcagtgatgatgatgataatgagcactgattctattctatttcgATGCGTGATGTGCCAAAAGTCGTTTTAAAGCTTTGTAAGGGAGGCAATGCCATGGAAACAAGATTTTACCATCATTCGGAGTCTCTAAGCTTCTCCGAGGGAAAACATAtgcaaatggaaaaataaagatGAACTTAGAAATAAgtcgttacaaaaaaaatatatagtactcTCACAAAGATTCAGATTAACTGGGATCTTATCCAAAAGTTGCTGGCTAGAGAATGCAGAACCCTGCAAGGAATAAAGATTGGGGCATCGTATCGGATTTCTTTGCATCCACATTCAGGTGCATGGCAATAAGATTGTGTTTTAGGCACGGTAGCGTAAATGTCTAAAAGGAAAGtggaaagaaagataaaaaagagagacagacaaaaaggACAAAAGGACACGTGAATAATCAAGTCACAATGACTCATCTTTCAAATGGCCACAAGAGGGCAGTGTAGCACCGGTCTGTAGCTCTGCTGCAGTTTAGTTCTTTATTTTCCTAGCATCAGATGTACGCTTTCCATGTCCTGTATACAATGATAAGAGAAAAGAGTTGCTAAGTGTACACACATGTGCTGCTTTAGTGGTGGTCTGATGGCACAAACTCTAACTTGTTGCCTTATTAGCTCCAACTGTAGACACCTCAGTTTTCCTCTCGTCTTGATTCTCCGGCTCTACTCTGTGTTTCTTGATCAGCTTCCACAGAGTTGACCATAGCTCCCTCCGGAGTGTCCTCCCCACCAAGCAGCTGAATAGAGGGTTAGTACAGGAAgtaaaactgcacacacacatctctaaaGAAAACACAATGTCAGCCACCTCCCATGCTGAAGGATTATCCGGCGTTAGTGATGGCATGGCAATAGCCATATTCCGACTTACATGATATGGCAAGTAAAAGAGTCCAAACAAGACCATGGCTGCACTAAGCTCACAGGCCAGTCCTCTGAGACGTGGGTCAACCCGTCTGCGCAGGTGGCACGCACTGCATATATAACAGTAGCTCAGCACTATCAGTGGAAGCAGGAATCCTGCACAGCTGCAGCAGAGGGAATATGGCAAGCTCTGGCTTACAGTACCCATGAAGATGTACATAGAGCACACAGTCTTGTTGTTACTCTGACAGTTTGAGCTGTAAGTCATCTGCGCCACTGGGATGCTCATTAATATGGAAACCACCCAAATAATGACGCATAACATAATGGCACGCTTGCGAGTAAGGAGAACGGGGGAATGAATAGGATGTACGATGGCCAGGTAGCGGTCCACACTCACACAGGTCACAAAGAATATGCTCAGGTAGAAGTAGCTATGGTAGAGCATGCGGATAAGTTTGCAAAAAAGTAGACCTAGTGACCAATCCATTCCAGACAAGTGGAACTGGATGAGGAACGGCAAGGCCATCAGCCAGGAAATGTCAGCCATTGCTAGGTTGTGGAGGAACATGGTACTTCTGTTACTTCGTGCCACCCGGCGGGACAACACACACAGGGAGACGATGTTAAGGGGCACACCAAGCACCAACACTGCTAAAAAGATGCCTGGCATCAAGAAGAGCTGGACTACCCGCATTGCGCCTTGACCAGGAGCTGTTATATTACAAAACAAACTTTCATAATATGCCTGCATGGAGAAAGgaacagagaaacaaaaaaaaaaacatgataaaaatccAGAGCTTAAATGAAGTGCTCTCAAACAAGACTGTTTTAACATTGGCTTCAATAAAAGGtctgcactctacactaaagtTTCTCTGCACAATtaatgttgtaaataaaaaaagctgctGTATTTACTTACAACATTGTGGGTGCTGTCCATTTCAGAATACATGCTCCTTCTGTTGTGTGTCACAGCCTGACTGTgatgaaggggaaaaaatgaaaagaaatgtttCCACTTCCCGCCCACTCCTGGATTCTTTGGTAGCAAGGAAATAAACCAAGGCAAATATCAACCCAGCTATGCCATCTGCTTCTATTGATGGTGTTGTGTGGACGAGCGTGTCACCATAAACAGTCAGAAAAGGAAAGCCTCGCTCAAAATTTCTTACTTTGAATTTCTGGGAAAATCTAATATCagtaaatatttagtaaatatttACTAGCCGATGTAATTCAGgcaaggcggcacagtggtgtagtgattagcactgtcgcattgcacctccagggtccgggttcgattcctggccagactcgattcccgtctctgtgtgcttctcatgttctccctgtgcttagtgggtttcctctgggtactccagtttccttccacagtccaaagacatgtaggttaggttgattgcccatagtgtatgaatgagggtgtgtgtatgtgtgtgccctgcaatagattggctccctgtccaggttgtgccccgcctaaaaatatatatgcttCCAAAAAGAATTAGAATAgatctttttaaaatgtgagATTCTTTCCCATCCACTTTGTGTGCTGCTTAGAAACCAAGGTCATTTgtaatttgtgttaaaaaaaaaaaaagacctcgAGTGGCTCATGTTTGCTACCAGATGACGGTCATAAGGTTTTGTTGCTCTTCTATTCTACTGCATAAAGCCATAGCAGTAACATGGGTCAACACCTATTCGTATAATTCCAACAGCAAATAAAAGCCAAATTCTTTGAACGCTTTGAACTGTTGAAGGACAGGACTCCACTAAGAGAGGTTATGTAGGATGTCAATCTGTCTGCGATTCCAATTAGTCTTCCTACGCTACATTTACTGTTAGAGACCAAGAGTAGAATGCAATCCTTGCTGGATAACTTGATTGAATGGTGCATGAGTAACAAGTATAATGGGAATTGAGTAAACATCAATAAAAACACCAGATGTGTTATTAGGTTAAGTGAAAATGTGCTGCTTATTTCAATAACTGTGCAGACACTCGCATGATTTAGGTACCTCTCAGACAAACAATTCATTTATGATAATCTGTATTGTTTTCAGCACTGTTgaattgcacctccagggtctgggttcgattcccagccaggctcgattcccatctctgtatgcatggagtttgcatgttctcctcgtgcttggtgggtttcctccgagtgctccggtttcctcccacagtccaaagatatgcaggttaggctaattggcattcccaaattgcctgtagtgtgtgaatgagtgtgtggctcctgggataggttccaggtccccgcgaccctgaatacaggattaggcgatgtagaagatgagtgagtgagtgtaattcAGGCAgaccatttaatttatttgaataactggaaagaatatttaaaataaaacgcaTGACACAAGAGAAAGTACAAAAATGCAATTTGTGTTTTATTGAAAATGATATTTATTCACATGCAGAACGAATAAATTGACTGCTTCGAAACCAGCATTTTACAACTTGTGCAGTATACATGACATGACAAGTGATGCAGTATAGTAATGGCAAGCTGTCATTtaggaaaatatataatttgatcAAACAAATCTCAGAAAGAACTGAACGTGAACTCTTTTTCTGATCTATATCATTCATTTCAATTAGACAACTTAAACTCAAAGGTTGTTAGTGACACAAAAGCACAGATTTTTTAGGTTTGGTGCACAGAAAATCTAGTGTTTATGGCTTTAGGTATTCTTCGTTTTTAGATATACTTTACAGTACATATCTACATCACAAAACTCTTTAAGGAAATTAACAGTCATAATTCAGTAATTACCAAAGGCAAACTGAAAAAGCTaagaatacaattaaaaaacaaatcaataaaaaaaaaacagcaaaagtaGAACAttgcatttaattatttgtctttGTAATTGTATCTGCAAGGGTGCAAAAATGGTAATTCcgccccaacacacacacctttaaaaaacaacaacaaagaaacagtaaaaatattttaactgttaacacaatatttttcgTGCTCCAATGCTTCAAAGCGATTGGAAAATAAACGACAGGGTGTGGTTGTCAAAGTATTTAAAGTGATTCACATGACTTAATCTCCTCCACACACCATCTTGATTAGAAAAAGACTATATGATActataatgtaaatgcaataaTCGCACTTACATACTCaaacaaaaagttatttaataagTGCTCTGTGCAAAAAACTCCTGACACTTTCCTCGCCAATTAAATGaatcaaaattaaacaaaactacTGCCACCGTATCCCCATGACTACAGCTGGATTTTCCttcacagaaataaacatgtagATAAACAAAGGCACATTAAAATCCATTAACATCGCCAGCCTGCCCTTTCAACCATGTATTAAAGGTTGCTTATTCTTCATTATACTAACACTTCAGTTTTGAATAGCAGGCTTCACTGTAATTTGGTTTATAGAATGTGCTGGTTGCCTTCAGCTATCATCAGCTAGTTATCTTCATGTAAAACAAAGTGTGGCTGCACTAGTGAAACATGGTACCTCAACTCTTTTTGGTACAGAATTACTCTTGTTTTAATGGCATTGTGAAATTGCATAACAATCTAATTTGCATAGGGGTGTCATAACAGCATGATGGTGAATGGTGAAAACCCCAGGTGATGTTTAGTGTATGACGTAATTATTTTAATCTACACAGCTTTTGCATCAACATCAAAGTTAAAATAGCAACATGTGCAACTGGAGACAATAAAACAGGATacactattaaataaatataaacaatattttgccATCTTCATAAACCATTGATTGACAAGCTTCTATATGATACCTCTATTGATACTATGATTAAAATATACTAAAATATGGCAATAAGGGATTTTACAATcctgtatttgtatttaaataaacagacatctCTCAAACATTGAACTGGGATGTACAAAAGCttgctgcaaaacaaaaaaattccaaaTTAAGTAAAACttggacagagagagggaaaaggcAACAGCATATAACAAAAAACATGGTCAGCTCTATAggtcacagatttaaaaaaaaaactgccacaACATGACTTTATTAAACTTCTCAAAATAACAGAGCTAATGTaggatatttaaatataatgacTTGTGTCCAAAGTGTTTGTGGCCAGGTATGAGGTAAATGgctaataatgttttaataagttTATTGTGAGAGAAAGTGGCCCAGGCTAGGTCAGGCACTCAGACAACACCTCGTGTTTTACAGTAGCTACTTCGGGACAGATGCACTCCCCTCCACTTCCGTTCTGACTCAGCTGCACTTTGAGCTTCTCCACCTCGTAGTTGTGCAGGTATTCATGAACCAGGTAGCGCTCCCGCTTTATTCGAGCCTTCACATCAGACGGCACATCCGGAATCAACCATGCCACAAAGAACTtcaccacaaacacaacatgctgaaaaagacaaaaaataacttaaatgatGAGCTTAAGGTACAGTGGACCACTGGACACATACACTGTAAATACGTGATAATAAAACTGCAAAAAGAGTAAAACAGCCCTAcctccataataataataaaggccATTTTGGCTGCCAGGATATGCCAGAACTGCATGTTGTGTTTGTACTCGTTCTCATCGCCTGCGGGGTAGCGGTAATCTCTGTACCTATACACAACATGATTCATATTCACAACATTAAATTCTATAAATTATGCAAAtcatattatttcatttaaatttatactTCAATAATGCTGCACACAAACCTGCAGGTGGTAATGATCGAGCTGTTGAACCAGGCAGGATTTTCACCAtcatcaggtctgtgtgcagatGGGATCTGCGAGATGTTGAAGATGGACAGGCTATTCTTGATGTAACCCTCCATAGTCGGCTCTGAGCCTGGGTAATACGCGTACAGATACACCAGCCGAGGTATTATTTCAGAGGTAAACGCCACAATGAATGcctgaacaaaacaaaaaaaagtaaaaaatggcAAACAAACAGCTTGCTTTAAACTTCACTGGGGGCTGAGAACCTATAAACACATAAGACAAGTGtgattaagtaaaaaatattcaggTGTGCTAGTGAGATAAGTTAAGAAATATATTCTCACGTTGGTTACTACAGAGAAGACAGCAATCATATTTAGGATCTCTTCCCAGGCACCGATGCTGTGCGCTTTAGATGATACAGGCCTGCGGAACTGAGTGGTTAACTTCCATGCATCCACACGCACTTCAAGAATATTATTCATTAAAGCCAAGAGAGGAGCCAATGGAAAGGAGGCCACAAATAATGTGATAAAACCAAACTGAATCACTGGAAAgaacaagagaaagagagatatacAGTGAGTTATggtaattataataaatgcCATTAAAACAGCAGCGTCCTCTGCCAGTAAAATACCTGATTACAGGAAAAaattgtacagtgaaaccttggattgcgagtgttTTTTTccaagacaagcaaaattttttaatttaaatacattttaacttgataaacaagtGAGGTCTTGACATACAAGTAGTACacatgcgctttgtctgccgagcgcCACGTTATCATAGTCGATGGTTCTTCTCTTTCCTGTGCTgtgggattatgggtaatcatatcccatgctcagtctcagtgcgtgTGCGACACTTGTATATTCAACCTCGgtgcacgtgtactgtttattataacattgtgagcATCTGTGCACAtgtgtaaaagcatttttttattttgtgtctaagtgtagatgaatctgtttaacgacAACGCAACATCACATTTCCTCAAAATCCTCAAAATGAGGTAAAAGCCAGTGTCACTGATGAATATTTTCCAACAGGGACTCTATGTCAGAGAGCAGTGAttccgtatgtgtgtgtgcaacagagtttacattatttcttattaggaaattcgctttgatagacaaatgctttgatatacaagcatgcttttGGAACAAACTAttctcgcaatccaaggtttaactgtatttatgTACACCTGTGAATGAGCACACGAAACTCACCCATTTCCAGGTACTCGTAGAAAAGACCAAACTGACTAAAGTTCTGCAGATCGTAATCCTGCTCCCAGCGGCTGTACAGACTCTCCGGGTGGTTGCGAGCTTTCCTGCTGCTCCACCAGTTTTGTATCCAGCTACACACGCAAAAAACATTACTCTATATCATACATTAATATAGGGCCACTAAATAATCAGTCAACCTGAGTTTATTTTCCTGCCTTAAATATTCTAGTGTTTGAATGTTTTGCTTTTAGAAAAAGCATGGCATGAGTATGAGAGATTCAGCCATGGTAAGAGTAAATCTACTAAATTATATTACTTCACAACTTGCATGTGATTTCAGTTTAGCACATTAACTTGCTTGGTTTTAATACCTTAAGTTGTCTTTTGAAGAGAAACATGTGTGTGCTATAAATTGACATTTTGACATATTTATCCTATCCTCTTTGTATCTCACCAAAAAGATTATATGAGTAAGCCAAAATCTTTAGGAATCTTTACCACTGACTTTACCAGTGATAATCCAAatccaaaaattaaaaatccaaGATAAAAAATACTTACGGAAGTAAGGCCTCCTGAATATTCCCCCACACTTGTTTTCCAGCCATCACTATCACAAGCTGAGTTGTCAGCTCAATCAAACAACCACCAGGGTCACACTAAAGAAATAGCCAAgattaacaacattaaacagATATTTCTTATCTAAAATTCAGGCAAAACAGACAAAGATGGCATTTGTCACAGTACATATACATGCAGAAGTACCTCTTCATTCCTTAGCCCACTCGACTTACTGAACATGTATTCATATTTGCCAGGATAGCCCACAAACTTTCCTTTAAAGAAGGCTACGTAGAAGCAGGAGGAATAGTAGTTAACAAACTGGAACAGAAACATCTTAACCGTCAGTTTGTTTTCATACTCGAGATGTGTTTTGGGGATTTCTGCAGAGAACAAGCACACGACACAACAGTTAACAGCTAAACAGTAACAGTAGCTATACCAGTTAAAACAAAAGTTACAAAAACAACTTAGAAAAGCCTCTGttcttaagtaaatgtaatttttttgtttaaattattttgctaACCTAATATGAATTGGCTCTAATATTAGTTAACAGATAAACGAACCtaataaagaaacaataaaataattatcatgcacactatcagtcaaaagtttggacagacTTTATAATTTCATGGTCTaatgatttgtattttttctacaatttaaaacaatacttccaaaatatgcaataatctcttttgaatAGTTAGTGTTAAGATGTATCTGCtgcatgatctgtaaagccttcataacggctttaATCTGATGTGCtcttaattggtgatttttaaggctAGTAACTCTTAATGAACAACCTCTCTGCagtagaggtaagttttggtcttgctttcctgggaaagTCTTCCTAAAAGCTAGTTTCAtcgtggtgcttgatgggttttacaagtgcacttgacaatactattCTTGCAAGAATTGTTCCATAACAGCAATcctttatgtcttaaaaaacaactaattgttgttgttatccAATACCatctgtgttatttcatagttttaaaaactCCAGGTATTGTTATAGAATTTAGAAAATGTATCCAAACatgtgtccaaaccttttacTGGTACTATACATCATTGTATAATAATGCTTATTAGGGTTTAAAACAGAATAATGACCTGCTTTGTAACTCACCCATGTCTGTAATCCATATGGCCACACGCTCATATAGGAAGTTCAGTATCATGATAATCACAAAGTTGATGCAGGAGGCTGTGACAGAAGTGGCCAGCTGGGGGGTGATAATTGAGCCCACTAATTCCATCTTATTGGTAGGACTGTCCTTCATGACACTAGCCAGAGCAGCAAACACTGCCAGCCGATACGCTATCACCCCAATTATACTTGCAATGATCAGTGAGATCTTCATGGAAAAACCAAGAAAACAGGCATGGCAGAAATAATTATTTGCAAACCTATtcaacctttaaaaataaattactccagTATTGTGTATATTGCTATGATCCTTAAGTTTCTATGATTACTGAAAAACATACACATGGCAGTTATACCACACCACTGCATGCTACTCAAACCATGCTTTCACAGGCATAAAGATcattatttataactttttacATCCACTCTTACTTACTGTTGCTGCTCAGTGGCGATGTTGGCAAGCAAGATGTTCCACAATGTTTGACTatatcaaattatttattcaattttaacATAAACTTATTTTTCAAACGAACAAATTTCAGAAATAGTAATTAACCATTACTTAAGTTAAGCAGTATTTTCAATTACACCAATCAGGCACAACACTAacacaacatttacagtattatcaACTTTATACTAGTAAACTGTTGACAGAATCATGGGTAACCAAgcttcatttatttaacattttccaAAGGTGCACAAACTGCAGAGTATGATATAAAGGCATCAGTACACCCAGTGCTAAAGGCGTGCATGGGGCTTAGCAGGCTAAGATTCAAAATTAAAATTCCCTGAATCTCAATACAACTGAGCAGCCACGGGATGTGttagacaaacaagtccaaccaatggaggccccaccccaaAACAGGCAAAGGATCtactgccaatgtcctggtgccagacatgacagcacacccccagaggtcatGTGGAGTCATCAGAGGAATCAGAGGTGACACAAGGAAAAGCCACATAATACAAGgctaaatgttttgtgttttaatgtcatggctgatcggtgtatactTATGATGGTAACTGTACTTCTGACACTCACCCAGAACAAGACAGTGGCCCCGGACAGCATGGATCGTGCACACTTGCTTGTTACGGGTAAGTAAGGTTCCATCTCCTACACAGCATACAAGCACAGCATGGAACAAAGATGTTAGCAAATAGTAACTATCATGAGCACACATCTAGGAAGGCGTCTTATCCTTAGCAGACAGCTGCCACAGGGCCATGAAGGTCTTCTTTCCTGTAGCTTAATTATTACACAGGTTTAATGATTTGGGGtggatgtatatatatataaaaacacttgaaataaggcatttaaatatacttaaataaATCGATGTTGTTtgtattcatatacagtatgtacagtatctttTACGTATCTCGTATATGTATCTGTATCTCTTATGATGCCAAATAATACCCTGCTGCtgttattacattaaaattaagTTCTATAGTTTTATATATGGTAATTGTTCTATATGCTTTTCTTCATAATGCTTTATGTTCTATAGTTCACTACCCCAAACTACACCACCCAAATAAGTAAGGAATATCACATCAAATAACTTGGTCATGGCTACAAGGGCATAAATATCCAGCAAAACAACATGGTCTTGACAAAGATATTGCTTTTAtccaacagttccacaaacaacatttattaacaacagattatgattagtttgttcatttaaccaacacatatccttccacaTGTGCCGGAACTAACTCAACATGACTGACAGAACAGGTGACTGACCGTAAGTATAATTAACATgggtaaaagtataaaaaaaaaaagaattaaaaaaattaaatcctagatagtattaaataaaatgttaatgcactagggtgtacaatcacttGTTTATCAACCAATGTAGTTCTTTTATATTAtggattaaaaaggaaaaattgagctagttagctttgtagctcaatttaggcataaataaaacagcacaGAGGAAACTTAGAATGACTTATTATGAACAATTATCATGTAGGCAAAATGTGGTTTTAAAGGACAATCTTATCATATAACATGTggctggttttaaatgtgtaagTTTGCAGGTGATTACTCTCTCCTCAGCATGGCCAATTGTAGATCACCTGGCAGACAGAGTGATACattccaatcagattacttgagTGATAATCTCTTTTTATTGACTGATGTGTTAAAATGTGGCTACCAGTTTTGCATAATAACTCACGGGTTACAGTTAGATGTACCCAGTAAACTGGAAACGTACAGCATATGTACTAAAAAGCAGCCAAACACACCCAAAGTGCAAGCCTGTTTTCATACCGTGCAAATCTTACCCACGCAAAACAGGCGCCCAGCAGGAGAAGAACTTGTCTAAAAAAATCTGTCCGAAGAGAACAGGAGCACAACTGATTAAAGCAGATACCGTTTGACTACAGTCCCCAGGCTTTCACTCAGAAACATCAGGCTAAGAACatggtattttatttcatattatgaCTGCATTCACAAATACATTCTGATAAATGGAGCTTTtgttgggaatttttttttgacgGAGTTAAGACAGAAAGCATTgccaaatgcaaataaatgccATGGGGTATCTAGTATACAAAGAAACctcaaacattattttttttaattaatgactcATACCCTTTCAGTAACTGCTTTCTCCTGGTCAGAGTCACAGTATATTCCAGGACCATTGGCTGTGAGATGAAAATTCACCCTGGCTGGTATAGTCCCTAGACATGTATACAGATCTAGGGCCAATTTATTTTATCTTGTCCACCTAGTGGCATGTTTCCTGGACAGTAAGGGAAAGCAGAAAACACAGAGGAAATCCATCTAGGCACAGGAACAACATGCACAGAAATTTTGAGCCTGAGTCCCTGGAATTGTGAGGGGCCAGATGCTACCTGctgtagtagtagtaatggTACCATCAAAAGTAATGGTCTTTTTGCGGCTTCcccaatattttacattttggcaCAGATCTTACACTTGATGCCCTTCCTGgcacaaccctcctatttttaTGTGGGATTGAGATTAGCACTGAAGGTGCCCGGCAACACCAGTAACTGAGAAACAAACCTGGAGCCTCAATACAGCAGGTAAGAAGGCTTTTAAGTCAAATTAAtaacaacataaataataaaaacaacaacaaacattatattataaattatatggGGAAAAATACCTGTGTGACCCGGTTTAGACGGCGGCTAGTGCATTTAGTCTCATATTCAGGCCTAAGCTGCAATCGCTGTTGCTCCTCCTCAAAGTCCACCAGGTCCCACTCATACTCTAGCCTGGCTTGTCTCCGCTTCCAAAACTCCAGGAAAAGAGTCACTGCTCAAACAGTCACTCCCTCATTAACAGTTTGATAAGTGTTTATCAGTAAAAAACCATAAGTTGTTTAAAAGTCCATGACTTACCCCATATACCCATAAATATAGCGAAGAACACTGTTGCTGTATTGTCA belongs to Clarias gariepinus isolate MV-2021 ecotype Netherlands chromosome 2, CGAR_prim_01v2, whole genome shotgun sequence and includes:
- the LOC128518091 gene encoding succinate receptor 1-like, giving the protein MDSTHNVAYYESLFCNITAPGQGAMRVVQLFLMPGIFLAVLVLGVPLNIVSLCVLSRRVARSNRSTMFLHNLAMADISWLMALPFLIQFHLSGMDWSLGLLFCKLIRMLYHSYFYLSIFFVTCVSVDRYLAIVHPIHSPVLLTRKRAIMLCVIIWVVSILMSIPVAQMTYSSNCQSNNKTVCSMYIFMGTVSQSLPYSLCCSCAGFLLPLIVLSYCYICSACHLRRRVDPRLRGLACELSAAMVLFGLFYLPYHVSRNMAIAMPSLTPDNPSAWEVADIVFSLEMCVCSFTSCTNPLFSCLVGRTLRRELWSTLWKLIKKHRVEPENQDERKTEVSTVGANKATS
- the ano5a gene encoding anoctamin-5, whose product is MSRGKVTVGSPQDTLIEMSETASQTGEDNNGFYPNSERILLQDAKVDKHHQSKDSVYFRDGVRRVDFVLSYVDEKEGERKQERRKLYEANLQKAGLELELEDKSESEDGKTYFLKIHVPWEVLATYADVLKIKVPFKINDIPESREIPASWLFTPFRLPGDVMNPEPDYFTAHFDKSKIDFFLIENKDTFFPSSTRNRIVYYILSRCPYNKEDKLNKDKRGIKRLLNNGTYTSAFPLHDCSYWTKSQDPNCENERYSLYRYWAQFFRFYKEQPLNLVRRYYGEKIGIYFAWLGFYTEMLFYAALVGLICFIYGLATYDDVVWTKEICDEKIGGEIVMCPLCDKKCGYWKLNSTCNSTWQSHLFDNTATVFFAIFMGIWVTLFLEFWKRRQARLEYEWDLVDFEEEQQRLQLRPEYETKCTSRRLNRVTQEMEPYLPVTSKCARSMLSGATVLFWISLIIASIIGVIAYRLAVFAALASVMKDSPTNKMELVGSIITPQLATSVTASCINFVIIMILNFLYERVAIWITDMEIPKTHLEYENKLTVKMFLFQFVNYYSSCFYVAFFKGKFVGYPGKYEYMFSKSSGLRNEECDPGGCLIELTTQLVIVMAGKQVWGNIQEALLPWIQNWWSSRKARNHPESLYSRWEQDYDLQNFSQFGLFYEYLEMVIQFGFITLFVASFPLAPLLALMNNILEVRVDAWKLTTQFRRPVSSKAHSIGAWEEILNMIAVFSVVTNAFIVAFTSEIIPRLVYLYAYYPGSEPTMEGYIKNSLSIFNISQIPSAHRPDDGENPAWFNSSIITTCRYRDYRYPAGDENEYKHNMQFWHILAAKMAFIIIMEHVVFVVKFFVAWLIPDVPSDVKARIKRERYLVHEYLHNYEVEKLKVQLSQNGSGGECICPEVATVKHEVLSECLT